A part of Hippopotamus amphibius kiboko isolate mHipAmp2 chromosome 16, mHipAmp2.hap2, whole genome shotgun sequence genomic DNA contains:
- the LOC130838639 gene encoding cationic amino acid transporter 3-like — MLCQNVHQFHQKLVRRRPLEPREGFESHMAHRLNILDLVALGMGSTLGAGVYIVAGEVAVYKAGPAIVICFLVAGLSSVLCGLCFADLAARAPCSGSAYLYSYVTVGQLYAFVIGWNLMLSYVIGTASVARAWSYTFDSLIGNHISQALQGTFSLYMPFSLATYADFFALGLVLLLMGVLVLGARESALVNKVFTGINLLVLSFIILSGCIKGDLHNWQLTEQDYTLNTSGPSDTYSLGPLGSGGFVPFGFEGILHGAAMCFYAFDGFDVIAITGEEVQNPHRSIPLGIVFTISICFLAYVGISAALTLMVPYYRIHPESPLPQALLHVGWGPARYVVAVGTLCALSSSLLGAMFPMPRLTYAMAEDGLLFRGLARIHPRTGTPIMATLASGTLAGVMALLFEFHGLVNLMSIGTLFAYSLVALSVLVLRYQPDQNFSKKEKTEEEIEMEAEVEETPLESVPKAGTSKILKSLCDPLDTIPTLASGQIVYGCALLLVLLLTILSLVLARWPSGVFSGDPVSITVAVLLLLLIVGVTVIIWRQPQSPAPLPFKVPALPVLPLLSIFLNVYLMMQMTSGIWVQFGIWNAIGFAIYFGYGIRHSLEENKDQQPPASTSQMLDSNVPSDESS, encoded by the exons ATGCTGTGTCAGAATGTTCACCAATTTCATCAGAAGCTTGTCCGCAGGCGGCccctggagcccagggaggggTTTGAGAGTCACATGGCCCATCGTCTGAACATCCTAGACCTGGTGGCCTTGGGTATGGGCAGCACCCTGGGAGCTGGTGTGTACATCGTCGCTGGAGAAGTGGCTGTATATAAAGCTGGACCAGCGATTGTCATCTGCTTCTTGGTGGCCGGCCTGTCTTCTGTGTTGTGTGGGCTCTGCTTTGCAGATTTGGCAGCCCGGGCACCATGCTCTGGTTCTGCCTATCTCTACAGCTATGTCACGGTGGGACAACTGTATGCCTTCGTCATTGGTTGGAACCTCATGCTGTCCTATGTCATTG GTACCGCCAGCGTGGCCAGAGCCTGGAGCTATACCTTTGACAGCCTGATTGGGAACCACATCTCTCAGGCGTTACAGGGAACTTTCTCTCTGTACATGCCCTTCTCCCTGGCCACATATGCAGACTTTTTTGCACTGGGCCTGGTGCTGCTGCTCATGG GAGTACTGGTTCTGGGAGCTCGTGAGTCGGCCCTGGTTAACAAAGTGTTCACAGGCATCAACCTTTTGGTTCTCAGCTTCATCATCCTCTCTGGCTGCATTAAGGGGGATCTGCACAACTGGCAGCTCACGGAGCAGGACTACACATTGAACACATCTGGACCCAGTGACACCTATAG CTTGGGCCCTCTGGGTTCTGGAGGGTTTGTGCCTTTTGGCTTTGAAGGGATTCTTCACGGAGCAGCAATGTGTTTCTACGCCTTTGATGGCTTTGATGTTATTGCCATTACAG GGGAAGAAGTCCAGAATCCTCATCGTTCCATCCCCTTGGGCATCGTCTTCACGATCTCCATCTGCTTTTTGGCATATGTTGGTATTTCAGCGGCCCTCACCCTTATGGTGCCCTACTACCGGATTCACCCTGAGAGCCCCTTGCCGCAGGCTCTTCTCCATGTTGGGTGGGGCCCTGCCAGATATGTCGTGGCTGTTGGCACCCTCTGTGCTCTTTCATCCAG CCTCCTGGGTGCCATGTTCCCCATGCCTCGGTTAACATATGCAATGGCAGAAGACGGGCTCCTTTTCCGGGGACTTGCCCGGATCCATCCCCGCACAGGCACCCCCATCATGGCCACCTTGGCTTCTGGAACTCTTGCAG GGGTCATGGCATTACTCTTTGAGTTCCATGGCCTTGTGAACCTCATGTCAATTGGGACCCTGTTTGCTTACTCCCTGGTGGCTCTTTCTGTTCTTGTCCTCAG ATATCAACCAGATCAGAATTTCAGcaagaaggagaaaacagaggaggaaattgagatGGAGGCTGAAGTTGAAGAAACTCCTTTGGAATCTGTACCTAAAGCAGGAACCTCAAAGATTCTCAAGAGCCTGTGTGACCCTCTTGACACCATCCCCACTCTGGCATCTGGCCAGATTGTCTACGGATGTGCCTTACTGCTTG TTCTCCTGCTGACCATCCTGAGCCTGGTGCTGGCCCGGTGGCCCAGCGGTGTGTTCTCTGGAGACCCCGTGTCCATAACAGtggctgtgctgctgctgctgctcatcGTGGGGGTCACGGTCATCATTTGGAGGCAGCCCCAGAGCCCTGCTCCTCTTCCCTTCAAG GTCCCTGCTTTGCCTGTCCTTCCCCTGCTGAGCATCTTTCTGAATGTTTACTTGATGATGCAGATGACCTCTGGCATCTGGGTCCAATTTGGCATCTGGAATGCCATTG GATTTGCCATATACTTTGGATATGGGATCCGACACAGCTTGGAGGAGAACAAGGATCAACAGCCACCAGCCTCCACCTCCCAGATGCTTGACAGCAATGTCCCTAGTGATGAATCATCTTAG